A genomic region of Glycine max cultivar Williams 82 chromosome 15, Glycine_max_v4.0, whole genome shotgun sequence contains the following coding sequences:
- the LOC102659579 gene encoding uncharacterized protein, whose product MVAVDCIDCAADASFVSAVNEGIEAAKDIVCLRRPWVMISVNDDKDLHFRKAEFDPEDCPADCSRPCENVCPANAITFQGKSTSGISHNTEAPRVLKDGVITESCYGCGRCLPVCPYNKIREVTYARDAITTAALIKRNCVDAMEIHTSGSDSSIDSKELWSALGDSVVYLKLIAVFFTQLMG is encoded by the exons ATGGTTGCAGTTGACTGCATTGACTGTGCTGCTGATGCATCGTTTGTTAGTGCTGTGAATGAAGGAATTGAAGCTGCTAAAGATATTGTATGCCTTAGAAGGCCCTGGGTGATGATCAGTGTCAATGATGATAAAGATCTTCATTTTCGTAAGGCCG AATTTGATCCAGAGGACTGTCCAGCAGACTGTTCACGACCTTGTGAAAATGTGTGCCCTGCAAATGCCATAACATTCCAAGGGAAATCTACTTCAGGAATTTCACATAATACTGAAGCACCTAGAGTACTGAAG GACGGAGTCATAACAGAAAGCTGCTATGGTTGTGGTCGCTGTCTTCCGGTTTGCCCCTACAATAAAATAA GAGAGGTAACATATGCAAGAGATGCTATTACAACTGCTGCTCTCATCAAGAGAAATTGTGTTGATGCTATGGAGATACATACAAGTGGGAG TGATTCTTCTATAGACAGCAAAGAACTCTGGAGTGCTCTAGGAGATTCAGTAGTATATTTGAAGCTTATAGCT